The proteins below are encoded in one region of Silene latifolia isolate original U9 population chromosome 2, ASM4854445v1, whole genome shotgun sequence:
- the LOC141640987 gene encoding uncharacterized protein LOC141640987, which yields MLGFSDGQFPFRYLGVPLSPSTLSVTMFDSLLLKIKHVIQHWSTHLLTYAERVQLLTSVVLGLGTFWRSCILLPQEVLKNIKKLCKDFFWGIPFEGKRMVFKKWQDICLPWDAGGYNIKDLSNWNAALLCRWIHLLSYANVGSWETWHHSYVLQHQNVCLNVRDRLIVLAGNIPNAKVLLNSMYSNGLVHPRIVPSHRIVCSLAVQKQLATVDNLQHRGFHVVNRCSLCEAALEDHNNLFFTCPFSSAVWEQILNWMSLLRAGASLLEELKLAGSGSKHDWKVAWFGTSLAAVVHQIWIERNSRLFQGRKTVVAKVVCRIKFLISTRMLMWKEDNEAGFPSLAHIRTLFDDLG from the exons ATGCTTGGGTTTTCTGATGGCCAGTTTCCCTTCAGATACCTAGGAGTCCCTTTATCTCCTTCCACGCTTTCTGTGACCATGTTTGATTCTCTACTTCTGAAGATTAAGCATGTCATTCAGCACTGGTCCACTCACCTCCTTACCTATGCTGAGAGGGTTCAATTGCTTACATCTGTGGTTCTTGGTCTTGGAACCTTTTGGCGCTCTTGTATTCTCTTGCCTCAAGAGGTTCTCAAAAATATAAAAAAACTTTGTAAAGATTTTTTCTGGGGCATTCCTTTTGAAGGAAAGAGAATGGTGTTTAAGAAATGGCAAGATATCTGCTTGCCTTGGGATGCAGGAGGTTACAACATTAAGGATCTTTCTAATTGGAATGCTGCTCTGCTGTGTAGATGGATTCATCTCTTATCTTATGCTAATGTGGGGAGTTGGGAAACCTGGCATCACTCTTATGTCTTGCAGCATCAGAATGTTTG TCTGAATGTAAGAGATAGGCTAATTGTTCTTGCTGGCAATATCCCTAATGCTAAGGTTCTGCTAAATAGTATGTATTCTAATG GTTTAGTTCATCCTCGAATTGTCCCTAGTCACAGAATTGTTTGTTCTCTTGCTGTTCAGAAGCAGCTGGCAACTGTGGATAATTTACAGCACCGAGGGTTTCATGTGGTAAATAGATGTTCACTGTGTGAGGCAGCTTTAGAGGACCACAATAATTTGTTCTTCACTTGTCCTTTCTCTAGTGCAGTCTGGGAACAGATACTCAATTGGATGAGTCTCCTCCGAGCTGGTGCAAGTTTGCTAGAGGAGCTGAAACTGGCAGGCTCAGGAAGCAAACATGATTGGAAGGTGGCATGGTTTGGTACATCTTTAGCAGCTGTTGTGCATCAGATTTGGATTGAAAGAAATTCTCGTCTGTTTCAGGGAAGGAAGACTGTTGTTGCTAAGGTGGTTTGTAGAATTAAATTTCTTATTTCTACTAGAATGCTTATGTG gaaagaagataatgaggcgggaTTCCCATCTCTTGCACATATTCGGACGCTTTTTGATGATCTTGGATGA